The following coding sequences are from one Lysinibacillus sp. FSL W8-0992 window:
- a CDS encoding cyclase family protein gives MTNELLQALQLLKSKEWVDLTHTFGPNSPHFFMFEDAKFETLFSHNDGFFAQQFTFPGQYGTHIDPPIHFVSDTRYLDELELKELVLPLIVIDKSKEAKSDNDFTLSVQDILDFEAEYGEIEAGTFVALRTDWSKRWPDKDLFNNKDKDGHNHIPGWGLEALQFLFTERNINAIGHETFDTDSAADFRKNGTLDGEYFVLDQDTYQIELMTNLDKLPAKGAVIFNIVPKPEKASGFPVRSFAILP, from the coding sequence ATGACAAATGAACTTTTACAAGCATTGCAGTTATTAAAATCTAAGGAATGGGTTGACTTAACACACACATTCGGACCTAACTCGCCTCATTTTTTTATGTTTGAAGATGCCAAATTTGAAACGCTCTTTTCGCATAATGACGGCTTCTTTGCACAACAATTTACGTTTCCCGGGCAATATGGAACACATATTGATCCACCTATCCACTTTGTTTCAGATACACGCTACTTAGACGAATTAGAATTAAAAGAACTTGTCCTACCGCTAATTGTTATTGATAAGTCCAAGGAAGCTAAATCGGACAATGACTTCACGTTAAGTGTACAAGATATTTTAGATTTCGAAGCAGAATATGGAGAAATTGAAGCAGGTACATTTGTTGCTCTGCGAACTGATTGGAGTAAACGCTGGCCTGATAAGGATTTATTTAATAATAAAGATAAAGATGGTCATAACCATATTCCAGGTTGGGGTTTAGAAGCATTGCAGTTTTTATTTACAGAACGGAACATCAATGCAATAGGTCACGAAACGTTCGATACAGATTCAGCGGCAGATTTCCGTAAAAATGGAACGCTTGATGGCGAATACTTTGTACTAGATCAGGATACATATCAAATTGAACTGATGACGAATTTAGATAAGCTACCAGCAAAAGGAGCAGTCATTTTCAATATTGTGCCAAAGCCTGAAAAAGCATCTGGATTCCCTGTACGTTCATTTGCTATTTTGCCTTAA
- a CDS encoding group-specific protein: MQAENKRLRKIQHLAHEIMDEMNAGKELKELETLIPVIDNLSRAIGDLTDAFGNYSLDYVEEKVKNAHTLLFKKDKVDMYQL, encoded by the coding sequence ATGCAAGCGGAAAACAAACGCCTTCGGAAAATCCAACATCTTGCTCATGAAATTATGGATGAGATGAACGCAGGGAAAGAATTGAAAGAACTCGAAACATTAATACCTGTCATTGATAATTTATCTCGTGCAATCGGTGATTTAACAGACGCATTTGGCAACTATTCATTAGATTATGTAGAGGAAAAAGTGAAAAATGCTCATACCCTATTGTTCAAGAAAGACAAAGTAGATATGTACCAGTTATGA
- a CDS encoding DinB family protein, with amino-acid sequence MHPEKKQILMHYEKSILWLEQLSHVSDKQWRSPIQQGKWTVAEVIGHLIPWDEFVLHKRIPFLFSKEQLPKGPDVEQMNAEAASSSRLLSMEQTLQALLNNRCLLLDALALLPDELWQQSFKIGHSELTLYSYFCGLVEHDLHHFLQIQNVIGEMEWK; translated from the coding sequence TTGCATCCAGAAAAGAAGCAAATACTTATGCATTATGAAAAATCTATACTGTGGCTAGAGCAACTTTCGCATGTTTCGGACAAGCAGTGGCGTTCACCAATACAACAGGGGAAGTGGACAGTTGCCGAAGTGATTGGACATTTAATTCCGTGGGATGAATTTGTATTGCATAAGCGCATTCCATTTCTATTTTCAAAAGAGCAGTTACCTAAGGGGCCCGATGTGGAACAGATGAATGCTGAAGCAGCGAGTAGTAGTCGTTTACTAAGTATGGAGCAAACATTACAAGCGTTACTGAATAATAGGTGTTTACTGTTAGATGCCCTTGCGCTTTTACCAGATGAATTGTGGCAGCAGAGCTTTAAAATAGGGCACTCTGAGCTTACACTTTACAGTTATTTTTGTGGCCTAGTAGAACATGACTTGCATCATTTTTTACAAATCCAAAATGTTATAGGTGAGATGGAATGGAAATAA
- a CDS encoding YybH family protein yields MDYQQALTHYIEATNTHDFNNVKALLHPQAVYWFTDQTCTTLEEIGAYFNHAWYVIKDEVYRATNVQWLTADATTATCIYTYHYEGYHNGTFVSGSGRATNVFTVVNNEWKLIHEHLSS; encoded by the coding sequence ATGGATTATCAACAAGCTTTAACACATTACATTGAAGCAACAAATACACATGATTTTAACAACGTCAAAGCGCTATTACACCCACAAGCAGTTTATTGGTTTACTGATCAAACATGCACAACGCTAGAAGAGATAGGAGCTTATTTTAATCATGCATGGTACGTCATAAAAGATGAAGTTTATCGGGCGACAAATGTTCAGTGGCTTACTGCGGATGCAACTACCGCTACATGTATTTATACATACCATTACGAAGGGTATCATAATGGCACATTTGTATCAGGGAGCGGGAGAGCGACTAATGTTTTTACTGTAGTAAATAATGAATGGAAGCTTATTCATGAACATTTAAGTAGCTAA
- a CDS encoding DUF1540 domain-containing protein, producing MAQQILCEVNNCTHWGSGNKCTAEAIYVVSQKGQHASNSEETDCKTFTPEEH from the coding sequence ATGGCACAACAGATTCTATGTGAAGTCAATAACTGCACGCATTGGGGCTCTGGTAACAAATGTACAGCAGAAGCTATTTACGTTGTAAGTCAAAAAGGTCAGCATGCATCCAATAGTGAAGAAACAGATTGCAAAACATTTACACCTGAAGAGCATTAA
- a CDS encoding DNA-deoxyinosine glycosylase, which translates to MAVSDEVKNVLPPIIDVATKVLIVGSMPGKLSLEKQQYYGNPRNHFWPIIGEILKREIPVDYGQRIELLKENRIGLWDTIESCERKGSLDSAIRNEKPNDFKTLFIHYPKIELVLFNGGKAFEVFKKHIGFDVLDGRAYQKMPSTSPIPGKNIKSFDEKLEDWRVMQSYITQ; encoded by the coding sequence ATGGCTGTGTCAGATGAAGTGAAAAATGTACTGCCTCCTATTATTGATGTAGCAACAAAAGTGCTTATCGTTGGTTCAATGCCAGGAAAGCTATCGTTAGAGAAGCAACAGTATTATGGCAATCCACGCAATCACTTTTGGCCTATTATTGGAGAAATATTAAAGAGAGAGATTCCTGTAGATTATGGTCAGCGAATAGAGTTGTTAAAGGAAAACCGTATTGGTCTTTGGGATACAATTGAATCATGTGAGCGGAAGGGCAGTTTAGATTCGGCCATTCGAAATGAAAAACCGAATGATTTTAAAACGCTTTTTATACATTATCCAAAAATTGAACTTGTGCTTTTTAATGGTGGTAAGGCATTTGAAGTGTTTAAAAAACATATTGGCTTTGATGTTTTAGACGGGCGAGCATATCAAAAAATGCCATCGACTAGCCCGATACCTGGCAAAAATATTAAATCCTTTGATGAAAAACTCGAGGATTGGCGAGTGATGCAATCATATATAACACAATAA
- a CDS encoding GNAT family N-acetyltransferase — translation MKIISVRQEPSYAELATRYIQSKWASEESMMLYEDCISHCINAQAPLPQWYLLMDNDEIIGCAGLVTNDFISRMDLYPWVCAVYIEESHRGHAYGAMLLEQAKKDAQRHGFSHLYLCTDHIGLYERYGFSHIGTGYHPWGESSRIYAAQLD, via the coding sequence ATGAAAATTATTTCTGTACGGCAGGAGCCTAGCTATGCTGAATTGGCGACCCGCTATATACAAAGCAAATGGGCAAGTGAGGAAAGTATGATGCTCTATGAGGACTGCATTTCACATTGCATCAATGCGCAAGCACCACTTCCACAGTGGTATTTATTAATGGACAATGATGAAATTATTGGCTGTGCAGGTTTAGTAACGAATGATTTTATTAGTCGTATGGATTTATATCCTTGGGTATGTGCGGTGTATATTGAAGAAAGCCATCGCGGGCATGCATACGGAGCAATGCTATTAGAGCAAGCTAAAAAGGATGCCCAGCGACACGGATTTTCACATCTTTATCTTTGTACAGATCATATTGGCTTATATGAACGCTATGGCTTTTCTCATATCGGTACTGGCTACCATCCTTGGGGGGAAAGTTCACGCATTTATGCGGCACAGCTAGATTAA
- a CDS encoding DUF2268 domain-containing protein translates to MSVISTDDWLYELKTSQKLNNSRDFEDLQRTILCSRLVEHFNGGTPHEIQFELQQQGLFRAHENINIKKLQDQNTWEIVQEEYFYLKKRWGGPDIPIYIFPLTQEQNITNKNGVAYPDALFLFIGELEREELKALFAHEYNHVCRLRYLNKSLREVTLLDSLILEGLAECAVEEIYGSKWLASWLGDYSSEKMLAIWKTQFLPNINIQDLNNHVEFLYGGKLPPWIGYCIGYEIVRTYIQSHSAKELLKKSSKNILTGSVFPL, encoded by the coding sequence ATGTCAGTCATATCAACTGATGATTGGCTTTATGAGTTGAAGACTAGTCAAAAGTTAAATAACAGTAGAGATTTTGAAGATTTGCAACGTACTATTCTTTGTAGCCGATTAGTAGAACATTTTAATGGTGGAACACCACATGAAATACAGTTTGAATTACAGCAACAAGGGCTATTTCGAGCACATGAAAACATTAATATTAAGAAACTACAAGATCAAAATACTTGGGAAATTGTTCAGGAAGAATATTTTTATTTAAAGAAGCGTTGGGGCGGGCCAGATATACCAATCTATATTTTTCCACTAACGCAGGAGCAAAACATTACAAATAAAAATGGTGTTGCATATCCAGATGCTTTATTTTTATTTATAGGAGAACTTGAAAGGGAAGAACTTAAAGCATTATTTGCACATGAATACAACCATGTTTGTCGACTGCGCTACTTAAACAAATCGTTACGGGAAGTAACGCTATTAGATTCATTAATTTTAGAAGGTTTAGCAGAATGTGCCGTAGAGGAAATTTACGGCTCTAAATGGTTAGCATCTTGGTTGGGAGACTATTCTTCGGAAAAGATGCTAGCCATTTGGAAGACTCAATTTTTGCCCAATATAAATATTCAAGACTTGAATAACCATGTTGAATTTTTATATGGTGGAAAACTGCCACCGTGGATAGGGTATTGCATTGGTTATGAAATTGTAAGGACATATATTCAAAGTCACTCGGCTAAAGAGCTTCTTAAAAAAAGTTCAAAAAATATACTTACGGGCTCTGTATTTCCTTTATAG
- a CDS encoding DedA family protein codes for MVHHVQSLIEHYGYFGIILILVGGIVGLPLPDEIFLTYVGYNVYRENLEHIPALISAAVGAAGGITLSYFVGRRFGLPLLQKYGPKIYITAQKIEFTKKLFEKIGPVLLLIGYFIPGVRHLTAYIAAINNYPYKKFAVYAYAGAIVWTFTFITLGKELGNKWRFVGMYLSQYSLFAILLFIVIMLIVYYIFKKRNTIK; via the coding sequence ATGGTGCATCACGTGCAATCTCTTATTGAACATTACGGGTATTTTGGGATTATTCTTATACTAGTTGGAGGGATTGTCGGGCTGCCACTTCCTGACGAAATTTTTTTAACCTATGTAGGGTATAATGTTTATCGAGAAAATTTAGAGCATATTCCTGCATTAATAAGTGCTGCGGTGGGAGCTGCAGGAGGCATCACCCTCAGCTACTTTGTTGGTCGTCGATTCGGTTTGCCGTTATTACAAAAATATGGGCCAAAAATTTATATAACTGCACAAAAAATTGAGTTTACGAAAAAATTGTTTGAAAAGATAGGGCCTGTATTATTATTAATTGGATACTTTATACCTGGCGTTCGTCACCTTACAGCATATATTGCAGCCATTAATAATTATCCTTATAAAAAGTTTGCTGTTTATGCGTATGCAGGTGCAATAGTATGGACTTTCACATTTATTACTTTAGGGAAAGAGCTAGGAAATAAGTGGCGTTTTGTTGGTATGTATTTATCCCAATACAGCCTCTTTGCTATATTGCTGTTTATAGTAATAATGCTGATTGTGTACTATATTTTTAAAAAAAGAAATACGATTAAATGA
- a CDS encoding histidine phosphatase family protein produces MKRIYIIRHCEAQGQSSNAPLTEKGHKQAMRLAEFFLTYKIDRIISSPFLRAIQSIELLSKTTNKKIEIDERLSERILSTDNLPDWYEKLKLTFTNLDLKYEGGESSQEAMDRIKNVVKEVAERGTEHTVIVSHGNLISLLLKSYQSDVDFMFWQRLSNPDVYQISYIHNEAVIERIWDAQ; encoded by the coding sequence ATGAAGAGGATTTACATAATTAGACATTGCGAAGCACAAGGGCAATCTTCAAATGCGCCTTTAACAGAAAAAGGGCACAAGCAGGCAATGCGTTTAGCTGAATTTTTTCTTACTTATAAAATCGACCGAATCATTTCGAGTCCATTTTTACGTGCTATCCAATCGATAGAACTATTAAGTAAAACAACAAACAAAAAAATTGAGATAGATGAACGCCTTTCAGAACGTATATTAAGCACAGATAATTTACCGGATTGGTATGAAAAACTAAAATTAACTTTTACTAATTTGGATTTAAAATACGAGGGTGGGGAGTCCAGTCAGGAGGCAATGGATCGCATTAAGAACGTTGTAAAAGAAGTGGCTGAGAGAGGAACTGAACATACAGTTATCGTCAGTCATGGTAATCTAATCTCCTTACTATTAAAGAGTTATCAAAGTGACGTAGATTTTATGTTTTGGCAAAGGCTAAGTAATCCAGATGTCTATCAAATAAGCTATATTCATAACGAAGCGGTTATCGAACGTATTTGGGATGCACAATAA
- a CDS encoding VOC family protein, which yields MNRLNLITLGVKNMVESLAFYRDGLGFEVVVYGDETNPDVIFFNNAGTKISLFPIERLVKDIDEANPPAVGNGFNGITLAYNGKSKEEVDEVFLLAKKAGANIVKEPETVFWGGYSGYFQDPNGFYWEVAHGDMWQFDENDMLIITQ from the coding sequence ATGAATCGTTTAAACTTAATTACATTGGGTGTGAAAAATATGGTAGAATCGCTGGCATTTTATCGTGATGGGCTTGGGTTTGAAGTAGTCGTTTATGGGGATGAAACAAATCCAGATGTTATTTTTTTTAATAATGCAGGAACAAAAATATCTTTATTCCCAATTGAGCGCTTAGTAAAGGATATTGATGAAGCGAATCCACCTGCTGTAGGGAATGGCTTTAATGGCATTACACTTGCCTATAATGGAAAGTCTAAAGAAGAAGTCGATGAAGTATTTTTGTTAGCAAAAAAAGCTGGAGCGAATATTGTAAAAGAGCCTGAAACAGTGTTTTGGGGAGGCTATAGCGGCTATTTCCAAGACCCAAACGGCTTTTATTGGGAAGTTGCACACGGTGATATGTGGCAATTTGATGAAAATGACATGTTAATTATTACGCAATAG
- a CDS encoding SRPBCC family protein, with the protein MLATIHKNQTGYIAQIECPLAYSICEVWAVLTENGKLQKWMSNLEMIEPKKNGKMRFNMNDGTDAFIDIAITDYIEQEVLEFEWGKDSVRFELSPTSDGSILVLHEKIGQLTDHTPKDLAGWHICLELLSDLLNDTVPGEFPMEAWQKRLAEYTLLIHEAEK; encoded by the coding sequence ATGCTCGCTACAATTCACAAAAACCAAACCGGCTATATCGCGCAAATTGAATGCCCACTGGCATATTCAATTTGCGAAGTTTGGGCGGTACTAACAGAGAATGGCAAACTTCAAAAATGGATGAGCAATTTAGAAATGATTGAGCCTAAAAAGAATGGTAAAATGCGTTTCAATATGAATGACGGAACTGATGCCTTTATAGACATCGCTATTACGGATTATATTGAGCAGGAGGTACTGGAGTTTGAATGGGGCAAGGATAGTGTACGCTTTGAGCTATCACCGACTAGTGATGGTTCAATATTAGTATTGCACGAAAAAATCGGTCAGCTGACTGATCATACGCCTAAAGATTTAGCGGGATGGCATATTTGCTTAGAACTCCTGTCTGATTTGTTAAATGACACTGTGCCTGGAGAATTTCCAATGGAAGCATGGCAAAAAAGGTTAGCAGAATATACGCTACTAATACATGAAGCTGAAAAGTAA
- the abc-f gene encoding ribosomal protection-like ABC-F family protein has translation MKELLKIQNVQYEVSDTVIFDNATATVKQGEVIGIIGKNGAGKSTLLQLIQGMLTPTKGQLLWLQRINIAYVEQEQAAIENWEVSAEEADLLAKWHVPNTEFTALSGGEKLKRRLARGFSQHAQLLLLDEPTNHLDETSTVLLIAHVKKYGGTIIVVSHDRYFLDEVATKIWSLEDGKLIEHSGHYTSYIAAREQQRLAQQRAYDKQQKNIERIEAQMNELSSWSQKAHAQSTKQEGVKEFYRVKAKRMDAQVKSKKKRLEKELAKTKVEQLKQEEEVRFSVESNQRVGKRFLECKHVTKSFQHRLIFKDVTMTIKFGEKIAITGPNGSGKTTLLKVLTGQEKADGDIWISPAANIGYLTQDVFDLPLELTPEQYFYKETFEERGKVRNVMKHLGFTASHWTAPISNMSMGERVKCKLMAYILEEKNVLILDEPTNHLDLPSREQLEKTLELYTGTLLVVSHDRYFLEKTTNIVWELKNNGIEKKWRESAPPQVNDTSALRLKLENERQEILGKLSFLTAKDKEYAVLDRKFNELTKQINDLR, from the coding sequence ATGAAAGAACTTTTAAAAATACAAAATGTACAGTATGAAGTGAGTGACACAGTTATTTTTGATAATGCGACCGCTACAGTAAAACAGGGTGAAGTCATTGGCATAATAGGTAAAAATGGAGCTGGAAAATCGACATTATTACAGCTAATTCAAGGCATGCTAACTCCTACAAAAGGGCAGCTATTGTGGTTACAGCGAATCAACATTGCTTATGTAGAACAAGAGCAAGCAGCTATTGAAAATTGGGAAGTAAGTGCAGAGGAAGCAGATTTACTAGCGAAATGGCATGTGCCAAACACAGAGTTTACCGCTTTAAGTGGTGGCGAAAAACTGAAAAGACGACTAGCAAGAGGCTTTTCACAACATGCGCAATTACTATTGTTAGATGAACCGACAAATCACTTAGATGAAACAAGTACAGTACTGCTAATCGCCCACGTAAAAAAATATGGCGGTACAATTATTGTCGTGTCCCACGACCGTTATTTTTTAGACGAAGTTGCCACAAAAATATGGTCATTGGAAGACGGAAAACTGATAGAGCATAGTGGTCATTATACAAGTTATATAGCGGCACGAGAGCAACAAAGGTTAGCGCAGCAACGTGCATATGATAAACAGCAGAAAAATATTGAACGTATTGAAGCACAGATGAATGAGCTTTCTTCTTGGTCGCAGAAGGCACATGCGCAATCGACTAAGCAAGAGGGTGTAAAAGAGTTTTATCGAGTAAAGGCTAAACGAATGGATGCACAAGTAAAATCAAAGAAAAAACGCTTGGAAAAGGAGCTAGCAAAAACGAAAGTTGAACAACTTAAGCAAGAAGAGGAAGTGCGATTTTCAGTAGAGTCAAACCAACGGGTAGGAAAACGATTTTTAGAGTGTAAGCATGTAACAAAATCTTTTCAGCATCGTCTTATATTTAAAGATGTAACTATGACGATTAAATTTGGTGAAAAGATTGCTATTACTGGCCCAAATGGTAGCGGGAAAACGACTTTATTGAAAGTGCTGACAGGGCAAGAAAAAGCAGATGGCGATATATGGATTTCTCCTGCTGCCAACATCGGCTATTTAACGCAGGACGTATTTGATTTGCCGCTTGAACTTACACCAGAGCAATATTTTTACAAGGAGACTTTCGAGGAAAGAGGTAAAGTCCGCAATGTCATGAAACATTTAGGGTTTACAGCGAGTCATTGGACAGCGCCTATTAGCAATATGAGTATGGGTGAGCGTGTGAAGTGTAAGCTTATGGCATATATACTAGAGGAAAAAAATGTTCTTATTTTAGATGAGCCAACGAACCATTTAGATTTGCCTTCAAGAGAGCAGTTGGAGAAAACATTGGAATTGTATACAGGTACATTGCTCGTTGTATCGCATGATCGTTATTTTTTAGAAAAAACGACCAACATTGTTTGGGAGCTTAAAAATAATGGCATTGAGAAAAAATGGAGAGAGAGCGCACCGCCACAAGTAAATGATACGAGTGCACTACGACTAAAGCTTGAAAATGAAAGACAAGAAATACTCGGGAAACTTAGCTTTCTAACTGCAAAGGATAAGGAATATGCAGTGCTTGATCGAAAGTTTAATGAATTGACTAAGCAAATTAATGATCTTCGCTAG
- a CDS encoding polysaccharide deacetylase family protein codes for MNTSAEKGRSEYEETGEVVWDINTKDKIIALTFDDGPDPKYTSQVLDILAKYEAKGTFFIIGQNAEKYPDVVSRTYKEGHELANHTYTHPFKVSVSKLQEELQRTNEMINNITGFSPVLFRPVGGNYNDKIINTAVKNGYQVVMWSWHQDTQDWKEPGVNKIVQKVLGGTKPGDVILFHDGGGNRTQTIKALEEIIPTLKKQGYTFVTVSELIERKKQQEKIQ; via the coding sequence ATGAATACCTCTGCAGAAAAAGGGCGTAGTGAATATGAGGAGACTGGTGAAGTTGTGTGGGATATTAACACAAAGGATAAAATCATTGCCTTAACCTTTGATGATGGCCCAGATCCGAAGTATACCTCACAGGTGCTAGATATTTTAGCTAAGTATGAAGCAAAGGGGACCTTTTTTATTATTGGTCAAAATGCAGAAAAGTATCCAGATGTTGTTTCAAGAACTTATAAAGAGGGTCATGAGCTAGCCAACCATACTTACACACACCCATTCAAAGTTTCTGTATCTAAATTACAGGAAGAACTACAGCGGACAAACGAAATGATTAATAATATTACTGGTTTTTCACCTGTTTTATTTCGTCCTGTAGGTGGTAATTATAACGATAAAATAATTAATACTGCCGTAAAAAATGGTTATCAGGTCGTCATGTGGTCTTGGCATCAAGATACACAAGATTGGAAAGAACCAGGCGTAAATAAAATTGTCCAAAAGGTGCTCGGTGGAACAAAGCCAGGGGATGTTATTTTGTTTCATGACGGAGGCGGCAACCGCACACAAACAATTAAAGCCCTAGAAGAAATAATACCTACATTAAAAAAACAGGGCTATACATTTGTAACAGTATCGGAATTAATTGAAAGAAAAAAACAACAAGAGAAAATCCAATAA
- a CDS encoding SIMPL domain-containing protein: MYHTHANPHLLPASRIMTVTGNGKVVANASYVQLQIEVTTQGENVQQAQQENASIMNRVIQSIMALTIPKENIQTATYTIAPIYDYVDGKQVFKGYEVANAITVKIPDTNLVGVVIDTAVENGANRISSIQFKIDNADAYYQQALSLALHNAQMKANTIAQTMQLSVHPQPIEIVEENESGPVLYKSMAMADSSMVTPIEQGQITISAAVRVTFQY, from the coding sequence ATGTATCACACACATGCCAATCCACATTTGCTCCCTGCATCGCGAATTATGACTGTCACAGGAAATGGAAAAGTAGTAGCGAATGCAAGTTATGTTCAGCTTCAAATTGAGGTAACTACGCAAGGGGAAAATGTGCAGCAAGCACAGCAGGAAAATGCTAGCATTATGAATCGTGTAATTCAATCCATCATGGCACTAACTATTCCAAAGGAAAATATTCAAACTGCGACCTATACGATAGCGCCTATTTATGATTATGTAGATGGCAAACAGGTATTTAAAGGCTATGAGGTAGCAAATGCTATTACGGTCAAAATACCTGATACAAATCTTGTAGGGGTTGTTATTGATACGGCTGTGGAAAATGGAGCAAATCGTATATCCTCTATCCAATTTAAAATTGATAATGCAGATGCATATTACCAGCAGGCGCTTAGCCTGGCACTTCATAATGCTCAAATGAAGGCTAATACGATAGCACAGACAATGCAATTATCTGTGCATCCTCAGCCGATAGAAATTGTTGAAGAAAACGAAAGTGGCCCTGTGCTATATAAATCGATGGCAATGGCAGATTCGTCAATGGTAACACCTATTGAACAAGGGCAAATCACTATTAGTGCCGCTGTCCGCGTTACATTTCAATACTAA
- a CDS encoding nucleotidyltransferase family protein, whose translation MERLLTERDLITLIESDRWMMEILRCVEQLQLLDGWVCAGFIRSKVWDYLHDYKERSPLGDIDVIYFDNQHISEQLEKQYEQRLLELLPKEPWSVKNQARMHVVNNSNPYQSSVDGIAHFPEIPTAIGVRLTQGALEIAAPYGIQQLLSGIVAPTPYFDEKTQLHDIYQKRIHNKRWQNIWPKLVFVTSV comes from the coding sequence ATGGAGCGGTTACTAACAGAAAGAGATTTAATAACTTTAATTGAGTCAGATAGATGGATGATGGAAATTTTACGCTGTGTCGAGCAGCTACAATTACTGGACGGCTGGGTATGTGCTGGATTTATTCGTTCAAAGGTGTGGGATTATTTGCATGATTATAAAGAGAGATCGCCATTAGGTGATATTGATGTCATTTATTTCGATAATCAGCATATTTCAGAACAACTAGAGAAGCAATATGAACAGCGATTATTAGAACTCTTACCAAAAGAACCGTGGTCTGTGAAAAATCAAGCTAGAATGCATGTCGTAAACAATAGTAATCCGTATCAATCTTCCGTTGATGGCATTGCGCATTTTCCTGAAATACCTACAGCGATTGGCGTAAGGCTTACACAAGGTGCACTAGAAATTGCAGCACCTTATGGCATACAACAATTGCTGTCGGGTATTGTTGCGCCTACACCTTATTTTGATGAAAAGACTCAATTGCATGACATTTATCAAAAGAGGATACATAACAAACGATGGCAAAATATTTGGCCAAAACTAGTATTTGTAACATCAGTATAG
- a CDS encoding YunC family protein produces MVTIEPIMIKGHFFTAVIVHLPKTTLLTISNDTGYIMCGALDVGLLNSRLLDRKIIAGRAVGVKTIDELLTAPLESVTFEAEQLGIFTGMTGVEALLKMI; encoded by the coding sequence ATGGTGACAATTGAACCTATTATGATTAAAGGTCATTTTTTCACTGCTGTAATTGTACATTTACCAAAAACGACACTACTAACTATTTCAAATGATACGGGCTACATCATGTGTGGTGCATTAGATGTCGGTCTTTTAAATAGCCGCTTATTAGATCGAAAAATCATCGCAGGTCGAGCGGTTGGAGTGAAAACAATAGATGAGCTGTTAACAGCCCCACTAGAGTCCGTTACATTTGAGGCAGAGCAACTAGGCATATTCACAGGAATGACTGGAGTAGAAGCATTGTTAAAAATGATTTAA
- a CDS encoding methyltransferase domain-containing protein, whose protein sequence is MKPFWEKDYLADTHYAFGNPSDEVVEWAKTLQAGARILDIGCGDGRHAVYLAQLGFEVEAIDISEAGIAKINKYKALHQLHNLQAIVHDVTTYKFKHSYDCIISHGLFHFLEREAWHSIIHSMQIHTKTQGINIITVFTDEVDIPDDLAPFVKGICKEGEIKDLYHSWSIQYYRSYQFEDQHDNNIKHCHAANKLVAVRR, encoded by the coding sequence GTGAAACCGTTTTGGGAGAAAGATTACTTAGCGGATACGCATTATGCTTTTGGTAACCCAAGTGATGAGGTGGTTGAATGGGCAAAAACATTACAAGCTGGGGCGCGTATTTTAGATATAGGGTGTGGTGATGGTCGGCACGCAGTCTATTTAGCACAGCTTGGGTTTGAGGTTGAAGCCATCGATATTTCGGAGGCAGGTATTGCTAAAATCAATAAATATAAAGCGTTGCACCAATTACATAACTTACAGGCTATTGTGCACGATGTTACTACTTATAAGTTTAAACATTCCTATGATTGTATTATTTCACATGGCTTGTTCCACTTTTTAGAGCGTGAAGCTTGGCATAGCATTATTCATTCAATGCAAATACATACGAAGACACAAGGCATCAATATTATTACCGTATTTACAGACGAAGTAGATATTCCAGACGATTTAGCACCATTTGTTAAAGGAATATGTAAAGAAGGCGAAATCAAAGATTTATATCATAGTTGGTCTATTCAATATTATCGTTCCTACCAATTTGAAGATCAGCATGACAACAATATTAAACATTGTCACGCAGCAAATAAATTAGTCGCTGTTAGAAGATAA